The proteins below are encoded in one region of Nitrospira sp.:
- a CDS encoding MFS transporter, whose protein sequence is MHQLINRIVNVERPELRALLFSFLYFFTLLASYYVLRPVRDEMGVQTGAQRLPWLFSAVFLCMVVLVPIFGWIAGRLPVRRLIPTVYLFFAGNLLLFFLALNSSIPLADIAPVFFVWVSVFNLFVVSVFWSVMADLYTTEAARRLFGFIAAGGSCGAVAGPLFTAIMVPHMGIAPLLLVSISLLLCAMLCFFSVVRTHPRHVNDSERQATNVAQSTPEPPSLLVGMTKIFQSRYLLAICLYLACYSILSTMLYSQQMRLVPEVVADSADRTRLFAWVDFGVNALTVLTQLVLTGRLLSSLGVTAMLAAVPAFNLFGFTIFGIAPILAVLVVFGILRRAGEFAIAKPSRETLFTVVTREEKYQAKNVIDTVVHRGGDMASSWVSSALQSAGLTIGESAFAAVPIAGLWLMNGLYLGAQHERLRARRPSADAAPSAPA, encoded by the coding sequence ATGCATCAGCTCATAAACCGGATCGTCAACGTCGAACGGCCGGAACTCCGGGCGCTTCTCTTCTCCTTCCTCTACTTTTTTACCCTTCTGGCGTCCTACTACGTCTTGCGGCCCGTCCGAGACGAAATGGGAGTACAAACCGGAGCCCAGAGGCTGCCATGGCTCTTTTCCGCCGTCTTCCTGTGCATGGTGGTCTTGGTGCCGATCTTCGGATGGATTGCCGGACGGCTCCCGGTTCGCCGCCTCATCCCAACCGTGTACTTATTTTTTGCCGGAAATTTACTTCTGTTTTTCCTCGCGCTCAACAGCAGCATCCCCCTCGCCGACATTGCCCCGGTGTTTTTCGTGTGGGTGAGCGTGTTTAACCTCTTCGTCGTCTCGGTGTTTTGGAGCGTCATGGCGGATCTGTACACCACGGAAGCCGCCCGGCGCCTGTTTGGATTCATCGCGGCGGGGGGAAGCTGCGGTGCCGTAGCCGGTCCCCTGTTTACGGCAATTATGGTCCCACACATGGGGATTGCCCCGCTTCTGCTGGTGTCGATCTCCCTGCTGCTCTGCGCCATGCTGTGCTTTTTCTCCGTCGTCAGGACGCACCCTCGACACGTCAACGATTCCGAGCGGCAAGCCACGAACGTCGCGCAGAGCACCCCGGAACCACCAAGTCTCCTGGTGGGCATGACGAAGATCTTTCAATCCCGGTATCTGCTGGCGATCTGTCTCTACTTAGCTTGCTACTCCATACTCTCAACCATGCTGTACAGCCAGCAGATGCGCCTGGTCCCCGAGGTGGTAGCCGACTCGGCCGACCGAACACGCCTCTTCGCATGGGTGGACTTCGGCGTCAATGCATTGACCGTGTTGACACAGCTGGTCCTCACGGGCCGGTTGTTGTCCAGCCTTGGTGTTACCGCGATGCTCGCGGCCGTACCGGCCTTCAATCTCTTTGGCTTTACCATCTTCGGCATCGCGCCGATTCTTGCGGTGTTGGTCGTTTTCGGCATCCTACGGCGCGCAGGAGAGTTTGCGATTGCCAAGCCCTCGCGCGAAACGCTGTTCACGGTCGTGACACGGGAAGAAAAATACCAGGCAAAGAACGTCATCGACACCGTCGTGCATCGCGGTGGAGACATGGCGAGCAGCTGGGTATCGAGCGCCTTGCAATCGGCCGGACTGACCATAGGGGAGTCCGCCTTCGCCGCGGTGCCCATCGCCGGACTGTGGCTTATGAACGGTCTGTACCTTGGAGCGCAACACGAGCGGCTTCGAGCCCGACGACCATCGGCCGACGCCGCCCCGTCTGCTCCTGCTTAG